The DNA sequence CTTTCCATCTGAACACAGTTAATAAGATTGATCGCAGCTAGATAAACAATGTTTACTGACAGAATTTGTATCAACTTTTTTTCCAATCAAGATTAAATTCGGTTTAATAGTTGATATTCGACTCCACAATCTATTCATGTCAACAAAGTTATCTTTTGTGATTATTTAGATGCCTTTGACTTACTTTTGCCTGATCTTTTTCCAGCGTTCTATGTGGTTGTATATGAGGGGACCAGACACAAGAGCTGTATCTGTAGACTGgtgacaaagacagacagattgaAGCAATCCACCATTTTACTGTGGCAAATATGAAAATGATGGCTAGGCGTAGCAGATGTTATACAGTACCTTGCTGACAATAGGCTTTTCTGTGGATGGGATCCTCAGATTGACAGGATCTCCAGAAGGGTTGAGAGGACAGGAGGTGGGCGGAGGGAGGCGATACACATTCTGTCCCTTACCATTGAGCATGTCTGCAGCCTGGCAAGATGTAGGTGAAAAGTGAGAAAACAAATACTGGACAGAGAGCactaatgaaaaaaatatatttatgccCACATTGTGGGCATCTTTGTCCTGCTTTTTGGTTGTGAGCTTACCTCCTCTTCCCCCATGCTGTGTGGGGGGCTTGGGGATGcagctctctctctgactgccggGTTGTTCCTCATCCAGGCCCGGCAAATGGGGTAAAGTGGGGTACTGGTGGTGTACTGGGCCAGGTCCACACTGCGGTCAAACAACTTGATAATGTAGGCAtctagcagagagggaggagaacaaaTGATTGTATATGTAGGTGAATATCTAGAGCTTGAAGGGTagtcagtgagtgagagagaaaggtttTTAAAAGTCAAATGATCTGTGTTTGGCAGGGGATTGACATGTGCAGCGGACTTACTTTGTTTATGTTGGTTACTCTCCGTTAAGCTATCATCCATCTCTTTCCGTTTCTTCCTCCGGTGCTGTGGGAACCGTGATGATGGCCTATGACATCAACAACGAGGGAAAGGTAACAGGTAAAGGCCTTTCAGTGTCTAACAGTCagatatgttaaaaaaaaaactcaaataaGGCTTACCGCTTCCCAGCAGAAGATGGAGACACATCCCTATGGAAGAAACAGGCAATCGGAATTACTACAGAAGTAGTGGAACCACAATAGGCTATTGAGTGAGTCTAAATAGCATACTTCGTTTAATATAAAAAGTTGGAATACCAGAGGAAGAAAAGAAATGTTAAGGCCATACTTGCTCAGAGACTCTTCTGCCATCTTTGTCTCATCTTCATTTTGCTCCCTGGAAAAACAGCAAAACCAACATTTCCCATCACCTAGGCTTGATTAGATAGTGCACAGCCAATGAAAGGTTCCTGAAGCTGTAAGTTTCAGTGTCAAGACAGTTAATGTACTGTATCtttccaaataaaataaaaacaccaaCCTCTCACTGTCACTCTTCTCTACCAGCCCCTGTAATACTGCATCCAGTCGGCTGCGTGCACCACTCTCCTCTGCATCTGACAAATATAAATAAACAGTCGACTTTACTTCGGAGAGATATACAAATTCCAGTAGCTAGTGTTAAGTCCCACTGTATCGTCAGCCGAATTGGTTTTTGGTTTTGAAATGTTCACGCGCTCACCTGGCTTCTCAGTCTTGATCTTGACGTGATGCATGATCAGTCTACCCCTTTCACACCGACATTCAGAAATCcccaaaacaaaatataaaatacaagTTAGTTGGTAGCTAGCTACAACGACAAGCTTGCTAAAAAGTTTATGTACAGGGAAACACTGATGCAAAAATATGTAGCTAGATATTAAATGACCCAAGAGGACTGTTGTTGTGCCTGGATGCCGTAGCTAGCTAAAGTAGCTAGTTAACGCAAATTGAAGCAGTCTTTTTTTTGAGTAAGCGTGTGAGACGCATTATTGGAATTATGTCTATTTGATACATAACTTTTCATCAGCAGAAAATTATTGCACAATTAATGTCCAAATGCCACGTATCTATACATAGAACATAGTTTTGTTACCCTCCAACAACTAACTAGCTGCCTGGTTGGTTACCTCGGTGGTCAGATTTGTTTCAGTGGACTTTCCTCTTCCGCGCGCAGGTCGTTTCCTTTCTGCTGGTTGGACAATGTGGAGTCGACTATCATTGGTTCAAATCAATGTCTGTCACTTACCAACTTTTTCTAGATTGGCCAGAATCGATCGTTGACGATAATGATGTTCTCGGTAAAGATAAACTCAAGATTATTGAATCTGTCAAATGGGTGAATAAAAAGTTATCCTGCGAGGAATGTACCATTTAGAAAAGTAGAACTAATTGTCTAGACTATGCATATGATTTTACTAATCTAACTATTTTATTTCGCCGTTTGGTTGCCCGGTAACTGACAAAAGCCCAAACCGGATGAAAACCCGGAAGGCGCACTATGTTTTCCTTTCATTGAATCAACCCACCCAGGCAGTGATCAAAACGAGATGCTCAAGTAACATTTACATGGAAAGTACGTGCtataaaaaaagtatttaatacgtCATCGATGTCAGTGGTCTAGCCTTTCTAAATGAACAAAAACTGTTTTCAACTGCAATGTTGTTAGCTTGTTACAGGGATAACTTTTTTTTTGCAGTGCCAGCTAATTAGCTAGTTGTCTATTTTCACTCTCTTGTTAAATCAAATGCGTGTGTGCTAGGTATTTACCTGACACACACTTTAACACTGTCTCATCCTATGATTATAGCTAAGAGTTGTCTACATGTGGGCTATAACACTTCGTTGCCCAGTGTGTGAGTTGGTGCCGGTGGTACTGTCAACATGAAAGCCAGGTGAGACGTGGAACAAGTAATTAGGAATGCAGAGCTACCTTTTTCAAACCAGAACGATATGTTTTTACCACAATGAAAATTGTCACCttttgtctctcttgctctcttagTGGTGCTGCTCTGTTCACAAGGAAGAATCCCTTCCCGCCAGACCCACCTCTGGGAAAAACCCATTACAACCCTTCACGCACCAAGAAGCTTCCAAAGCAACGGAGAAAAACCGTAAATACTGGACTTCAGGGGCTGTCAGGGTCTTTTCCAAATATACATGCTTCAATACAGTAAATAAATGTATTGTCATTACATCAAACTTGTGCTTTTTTCCTGGTTTGTCTTAGACCCTGAGCCCTGTTCACCTTGCCCAGCTGTCCAGCCCTCTTCTCCAGACACACTCACTGAGCCCAGAGGACCAGTGCTTCCTTGGGGCAGCCAACCACTttgtcctctgttctcctcctgccACAGAGGCCCAGCCTAGTTTCTTAGAGTCCTGGCCCTCCACTGACCTTGGGTCCTCCCCGGCCAACTCTGCCGCCTCCCcgaacacagacacactgacacggGACCCAACATCGGGAAAGTCCCTGGTCTCCACTGGGGGAGGAGAGCAGGAAGATTCAGTGTTGGCAAAGTATGCTTAATACTATTTCTAAAATTACATAATGGTAATTTGATTTATTTGTGACATGTCATACAGCATTTGTGATCCTTATGTATGTCTTCATTATAGTGTGTATCATGATATCCACAATAAGCTTGCAGGTGATGAGTTCATAAgatttttttattgatttatgGTGTTATGCCCTTTACTTGTCTCATTAGTAACTACAATAATTCCTTTTCCAGGTACATTGAACGCTTTCGTCACGGAAGGCCACAGAGTCGAGAGGTGCGTCAGCAGATGTCGGCAATGGTGGGAGAGGGCCAGCAGCCTTTCTGGTGgctgtcctcctcccctctaccctccagtTCTACACCCACTCAAACCACTGACATAGGTACTTCACTTGGATCATTCATTGTTCTTTACATCTCATTGAAACTCACTAAAAGTTTTGCTGGCTCTATAAAACAAGGACTGTAGTGATTGTTGTGATGCATTTGACCAACTGTCTTGCTCTGCTCtccatttcaaatcaaagtttattggtcaaatacacagtttagcagatgttatagcgggtgcagtGAAAATCTtttgttactagctcctaacaatgcagtcaAATGTCAAAcaattaaaacatgtatttttttaaaggaaaGAAATCAAGAACTTCAGGACGAATAcaattaacaacccaaatagcactgaTTCAAAATTCAATCTATACACTGGAtgaatatgtacagcagtagctaTATTAGTGAGATATATCAAGAATCAAGTATTTCAATAAATATGCTGTGTGTATAAAAAGTAAAATACAATGTCTTCTCATTAATTTCCTATTTCTTTATGTACACAGGCCTTTCCCTTAGAAAAGACTCAGCCACCACCCTCAGTCCAGTTGGGCAGTTTCGGCATGGCACCACCCTCTCCCCATGCAGGGGACTCCTTGATCTTAGTGCCATGGTGAGTACATCATCGTTGTGTTCATGCTCCGTTTTGGTAAGATTATTTTTGAGATGGTGAGATATATTGGTATTAGACAGGTGAATGTAATTCTGTCAAATGTGCAAGAGCCAGAATGGCTGAGATGTATTAGAAGAAAGACTCCCCATGCAAGGTGCTGCTCCGCAATAATATTTGCATACCAACACCAGACGACATGTTCTGCCCAACCACTGTGTTTATATGAACTAGTTAGAAGCTGTTCCCTTTGATTATGCAACTGTGTTTGGTGCCTTTGTTAATACCCCTTCTGGTCAAAACACCGCTCCATATCCAGCTTGCTGCATATGCCTGAGGGAATGAGCTAAACTCTATGCAACTGACGTGAGCTTTTATAGAACTGATCCATAAAGCGTGTTCAAAACAGAACCCGCT is a window from the Oncorhynchus tshawytscha isolate Ot180627B linkage group LG03, Otsh_v2.0, whole genome shotgun sequence genome containing:
- the LOC112226962 gene encoding protein lin-37 homolog isoform X2 → MHHVKIKTEKPEESGARSRLDAVLQGLVEKSDSEREQNEDETKMAEESLSKDVSPSSAGKRPSSRFPQHRRKKRKEMDDSLTESNQHKQNAYIIKLFDRSVDLAQYTTSTPLYPICRAWMRNNPAVRERAASPSPPHSMGEEEAADMLNGKGQNVYRLPPPTSCPLNPSGDPVNLRIPSTEKPIVSKSTDTALVSGPLIYNHIERWKKIRQKWKEASNKNQLRYSESIKILKEMKEMYDR
- the LOC112226962 gene encoding protein lin-37 homolog isoform X1, encoding MHHVKIKTEKPDAEESGARSRLDAVLQGLVEKSDSEREQNEDETKMAEESLSKDVSPSSAGKRPSSRFPQHRRKKRKEMDDSLTESNQHKQNAYIIKLFDRSVDLAQYTTSTPLYPICRAWMRNNPAVRERAASPSPPHSMGEEEAADMLNGKGQNVYRLPPPTSCPLNPSGDPVNLRIPSTEKPIVSKSTDTALVSGPLIYNHIERWKKIRQKWKEASNKNQLRYSESIKILKEMKEMYDR